From Nitrospirota bacterium, one genomic window encodes:
- a CDS encoding NADH-quinone oxidoreductase subunit M, with product MHSGGFPWLSLLLVLPLVGAAAMYVVTESAARWIALAATLADLCIALPLWWLFDPQASQMQFTEHIAWITAPPIYYSLGLDGISLPLVLMTVAIMPLCVLASWTAITTRVQGFMAMLLIMETAMVGVFVALDFVLFYIFWEAMLIPMYLLIGVWGGPNRLYAAIKFFLYTLAGSVLLLVAIFTLYFYGGHTFDILALSQGTYPASLQMWLFLAFFAAFAVKVPMFPFHTWLPDAHVEAPTAGSVILASILLKMGTYGFLRFSLPMLPDASRSFTPIMVALSIVAIIYGAYMALAQVDLKKLIAYSSVSHMGFVTLGIFVLNQQGIEGAVLQMVNHGITTGALFLCVGMIYERTHSRLIADNVGLASPMPQYATLLVIFALSSLGLPGTNSFVGEFLVLVGTFLWSKVATAFASLGIILAAAYILWMIQRVVFGVPLPHQLPKLKDLNRRELATLVPLALLVFWIGLFPNPLVSRMHQSVNSMIASMSRAKVAPTTQLSAGEAAPLLADGGQPLTTEGISR from the coding sequence ATGCATAGCGGCGGATTTCCCTGGCTCTCACTACTCCTCGTCCTCCCCCTTGTGGGAGCCGCCGCGATGTATGTCGTGACGGAATCGGCCGCTCGCTGGATTGCGCTGGCCGCGACCCTGGCAGACCTCTGTATCGCGCTCCCGCTCTGGTGGCTCTTCGATCCCCAGGCGAGCCAGATGCAGTTCACCGAACATATCGCCTGGATTACCGCTCCCCCCATTTACTACAGCCTGGGCCTCGATGGAATCAGCCTCCCACTGGTCTTGATGACCGTTGCGATTATGCCCCTGTGCGTCCTGGCATCCTGGACTGCGATCACGACAAGAGTGCAGGGCTTCATGGCCATGCTACTGATCATGGAGACAGCCATGGTCGGGGTGTTCGTCGCCTTGGACTTCGTCTTGTTCTATATCTTCTGGGAAGCCATGTTGATTCCGATGTACCTCCTCATCGGTGTCTGGGGAGGACCGAATCGGCTCTATGCGGCCATCAAGTTCTTTCTCTATACCCTCGCGGGGAGCGTGCTGTTATTGGTCGCCATCTTTACCCTCTACTTTTACGGAGGGCATACGTTCGACATCCTCGCGTTGAGCCAAGGTACCTACCCGGCGTCGCTGCAAATGTGGCTCTTCCTGGCCTTCTTCGCCGCCTTCGCCGTCAAAGTCCCCATGTTCCCATTTCACACCTGGCTCCCGGATGCCCACGTCGAAGCCCCGACAGCCGGCAGCGTCATCCTCGCCAGCATTCTGCTGAAAATGGGCACCTATGGATTTCTGCGATTTAGTTTGCCGATGCTGCCGGACGCCAGCCGTTCCTTCACGCCCATAATGGTCGCTCTCTCCATCGTCGCGATCATCTATGGCGCCTATATGGCGCTGGCCCAGGTGGATCTCAAGAAACTGATCGCCTATTCGAGTGTGAGCCACATGGGGTTCGTGACCCTCGGGATCTTTGTCTTAAACCAACAGGGCATCGAAGGGGCGGTCCTGCAAATGGTCAACCATGGCATTACGACCGGCGCCTTGTTCCTCTGCGTCGGCATGATCTATGAGCGCACCCACAGCCGATTGATCGCCGACAATGTCGGCCTGGCGTCACCGATGCCGCAATATGCCACCCTGTTGGTGATTTTTGCTTTATCGTCACTCGGCCTCCCCGGCACCAATAGTTTTGTCGGAGAGTTCCTCGTGCTCGTCGGCACATTCCTCTGGAGCAAAGTTGCCACTGCCTTTGCGTCGCTAGGCATCATCCTCGCCGCCGCCTATATCCTCTGGATGATTCAACGAGTGGTCTTTGGCGTCCCGCTCCCCCACCAGCTCCCGAAGCTGAAGGACCTCAACAGACGGGAGCTCGCCACGCTGGTACCGCTGGCTCTGTTGGTCTTTTGGATCGGACTCTTTCCGAATCCGCTCGTGAGCCGGATGCACCAGAGTGTGAACAGCATGATCGCCTCCATGTCCCGGGCGAAGGTTGCACCAACGACCCAACTCTCTGCCGGAGAAGCCGCGCCGCTGTTGGCAGACGGTGGACAGCCGCTGACGACTGAAGGAATCTCGCGATGA
- the nuoI gene encoding NADH-quinone oxidoreductase subunit NuoI: protein MTFKTWIKTITFYDLLVGMKATMSHLIHYRPITLQYPHEKRTLPDNYRGMLALLRYDDGTEKCVGCDLCEAACPSRVIRVVSAEVPGEPTKRYSKEYYMDMTRCLFCGLCVDACPVDALGMTREYEWAVYDKRQLHLNKQQLLAIGDRSFPVREKQLELQHPNVAFFNVAFKHLPQKPS, encoded by the coding sequence ATGACGTTCAAGACCTGGATCAAAACCATCACCTTCTACGACCTCCTCGTAGGCATGAAAGCGACGATGTCGCATTTGATCCATTATCGACCGATCACCTTGCAGTACCCGCATGAAAAACGAACGTTGCCGGACAACTACCGCGGCATGCTGGCCTTGTTACGGTACGACGACGGAACGGAAAAATGCGTCGGGTGCGATCTCTGTGAAGCGGCCTGCCCGTCGCGGGTCATTCGCGTGGTCAGCGCCGAAGTGCCGGGTGAGCCGACGAAACGTTACTCGAAAGAATATTACATGGACATGACCCGCTGCCTGTTTTGCGGGCTGTGCGTCGATGCCTGTCCGGTAGATGCCCTCGGCATGACACGCGAATATGAATGGGCAGTGTACGACAAGCGGCAGCTGCACCTGAATAAGCAGCAATTGCTCGCCATCGGCGACCGGTCGTTTCCCGTTCGCGAGAAACAGCTGGAACTCCAACATCCGAATGTGGCGTTCTTCAACGTGGCGTTCAAACACCTGCCGCAAAAGCCGTCCTAA
- the nuoG gene encoding NADH-quinone oxidoreductase subunit NuoG: MATTTDTVRLTIDGIPISVPKGTLVIEAARRVGVMVPHFCYHPKLKPDANCRMCLVEIEKMPKLQTSCSTVATEGMSVRTATTVVQDAHKSVLEFILANHPLDCPVCDQGGKCDLQDFSHEYTATTSRFAETKRIFQKEYFSPLIETQMNRCVQCLRCVRYCDEVMDVKALAPVGRGTMTEIKSFGAHPLDCEFCGGCVQICPVGAITSRLSMYEYRPWMLKRADTVCSFCGDGCQITVQTKGQELIEVNSAQGAGRNNGDLCARGFFGFHATSHPSRITQPLIRRNGSLVEATWEEALEYVAEQTKRIKLAHGAQAFGGLISGRCTNEELYLFQKFMRVTIGTNNLDSSARYGHINGTQALRRVQGTHRWTVTFEDIVQADVLLLVGTNITEANPITGLQVKEAVKKHDATLLTIEALQPAIGTISNITNLSQHHLCVAPSQFGTAVLGLLKAVVEGDHIDGALRQRASDYVSSVSHAVQQLSWDDLALHTGMSRESFASMASSLAKGRRVVALAGQTLLRSQGAYGICLNLLDLLLVTGKLSEPGCGFAPLAEENNDQGAVEMGAVAELLPGALDLTAQDARAQMVRAWKEELPLAAGATLIEMIDRAQAGIIKSLFVIGENPVGSLPPQTRVKEALGKLDLLVCQELFLTETAALAHVVLPAASAMEKAGTFTNTEGHIQTVRPAIDPVGDSRPDWEILSAISVFLGVPLEYGDAKEILKEIRTVIPGYGSLSPTPISPKVDAAAVDRYVGGGYRQDLVSRYTLPARTMRPEGTVQLGLVQSLFHSGKLSTRSKGLLQIEPSGFLQMNPVDAARCSLDTGNRVRLSNSRGEFTTTVKVFDRVPEGLAWLPDHFTQDALRLFDCVIDLETKVPSYRTVSVSVMKTT, from the coding sequence ATGGCTACCACGACCGACACCGTTCGCTTAACGATCGATGGCATTCCCATCTCGGTGCCAAAGGGCACCCTGGTGATCGAAGCCGCTCGGCGTGTTGGGGTCATGGTTCCACACTTCTGTTACCACCCGAAGCTCAAGCCCGATGCCAACTGTCGCATGTGCCTGGTTGAAATCGAAAAGATGCCGAAGCTCCAGACCTCCTGCAGTACGGTTGCCACCGAGGGCATGTCCGTTCGAACCGCAACGACGGTCGTCCAGGATGCCCACAAGTCGGTGCTCGAATTCATCCTGGCCAATCACCCGCTGGATTGCCCGGTCTGCGACCAGGGCGGCAAGTGCGACCTGCAAGATTTTTCTCATGAATACACCGCGACCACCAGCCGGTTTGCGGAAACCAAGCGCATCTTCCAAAAGGAATACTTCAGCCCCCTCATCGAAACGCAGATGAACCGTTGCGTGCAATGTTTACGGTGCGTCCGCTACTGCGACGAGGTCATGGACGTCAAAGCCCTCGCTCCGGTCGGACGAGGCACGATGACCGAGATCAAATCGTTTGGCGCCCACCCGTTAGACTGCGAGTTCTGCGGCGGCTGCGTGCAGATTTGCCCGGTCGGTGCCATCACCAGCCGGCTCTCGATGTACGAATACCGTCCCTGGATGCTGAAACGCGCCGATACGGTCTGTTCATTTTGTGGAGACGGCTGCCAGATCACGGTCCAAACCAAGGGCCAGGAACTGATCGAAGTGAACAGCGCCCAGGGTGCCGGCCGGAATAACGGCGACCTCTGCGCCCGCGGGTTTTTTGGATTCCACGCCACGAGCCATCCCAGCCGGATCACCCAACCCTTGATCAGACGGAACGGCTCGCTGGTCGAAGCCACCTGGGAAGAGGCCTTGGAATATGTGGCCGAACAGACCAAGCGGATCAAGCTGGCGCATGGCGCCCAAGCCTTCGGCGGCCTGATTTCCGGCCGCTGCACCAACGAAGAGCTCTATCTGTTCCAAAAGTTCATGCGCGTGACGATTGGGACGAACAATCTCGACAGCAGCGCCCGGTACGGCCATATCAATGGAACCCAGGCCCTCCGGCGTGTGCAAGGCACACATCGCTGGACCGTCACCTTCGAAGACATCGTGCAAGCAGACGTACTTCTGTTGGTCGGCACCAATATCACGGAAGCCAACCCGATCACCGGCCTTCAAGTCAAAGAAGCCGTCAAGAAACATGACGCGACCCTGTTGACGATCGAGGCGCTCCAGCCGGCGATAGGCACGATCAGCAACATTACCAACCTGTCGCAGCATCATCTCTGTGTGGCTCCATCCCAGTTCGGCACAGCCGTCTTAGGCCTCTTGAAAGCGGTGGTCGAGGGCGACCATATCGACGGTGCGCTCCGTCAACGGGCATCGGACTATGTCTCGTCTGTCTCTCACGCGGTCCAACAACTATCCTGGGACGACCTGGCCCTGCACACAGGGATGTCACGCGAATCCTTCGCGAGCATGGCCTCGTCACTCGCCAAGGGACGGCGTGTCGTCGCGCTGGCCGGCCAAACTCTGCTGCGCAGCCAGGGTGCGTATGGTATCTGCCTCAATCTTCTCGATCTCCTGCTCGTGACCGGAAAATTATCCGAACCGGGTTGCGGATTTGCGCCCCTGGCAGAAGAGAATAACGATCAAGGAGCGGTTGAAATGGGAGCGGTTGCGGAACTGCTGCCCGGCGCACTCGACCTCACCGCTCAGGACGCGCGCGCACAGATGGTTCGTGCCTGGAAAGAGGAGCTCCCTCTGGCTGCAGGGGCCACCCTCATCGAGATGATCGACCGGGCACAAGCCGGAATCATCAAGAGCCTCTTCGTCATCGGAGAAAATCCCGTCGGGAGCCTGCCACCCCAGACCAGAGTCAAAGAGGCCTTGGGCAAACTCGATCTCCTCGTCTGCCAGGAACTGTTCCTCACAGAAACGGCTGCGCTCGCCCATGTGGTGCTGCCGGCCGCTTCCGCCATGGAGAAAGCCGGGACCTTCACGAATACCGAGGGACACATTCAGACCGTTCGGCCTGCGATCGATCCGGTGGGGGACAGCCGCCCCGACTGGGAAATCCTGTCGGCCATCTCCGTCTTCCTCGGCGTGCCATTGGAATACGGCGATGCGAAGGAAATCCTCAAAGAGATCCGGACCGTCATTCCCGGATATGGATCGCTCAGCCCAACGCCGATCTCTCCCAAGGTGGATGCTGCCGCTGTCGACCGATATGTCGGCGGGGGATATCGCCAGGACCTTGTGTCTCGGTATACTCTGCCCGCGCGAACCATGCGTCCGGAGGGAACGGTCCAGCTTGGGCTGGTCCAGAGCCTGTTCCATTCAGGGAAGCTGTCGACCCGTTCGAAGGGGCTGCTACAGATCGAACCGAGCGGGTTCTTGCAGATGAATCCCGTGGATGCGGCCCGATGCTCCCTCGATACAGGGAATCGCGTTCGCCTCTCGAACAGCCGGGGTGAATTCACCACCACGGTAAAAGTATTCGATCGCGTGCCAGAGGGATTGGCCTGGCTTCCCGATCACTTTACCCAGGACGCTTTGCGACTCTTCGACTGTGTCATCGATCTGGAGACGAAGGTCCCATCCTATCGGACGGTCTCCGTGTCGGTCATGAAAACAACGTGA
- a CDS encoding NADH-quinone oxidoreductase subunit J has protein sequence MEQAFFFYFAFVIAAASVLVIAVRNPIYSAMALLVMFFHVAGLYVTLHAEFLAAVQIIVYAGAILVLYLFVVMLLNMRQDDRYHRQWPMAAAVGLTLFIEAVILTAMKGWTAPPVATGTETTVGEAGNTEAIGDVLYSTYLFPFEVASLILLVAMIGAIILAKKDPEEPAAS, from the coding sequence ATGGAACAGGCATTCTTTTTCTATTTTGCGTTCGTGATCGCCGCCGCGTCGGTGCTCGTGATCGCGGTCCGCAACCCGATCTACAGTGCGATGGCGCTGCTCGTCATGTTTTTTCACGTGGCGGGACTCTATGTCACATTGCACGCGGAATTCCTGGCCGCCGTACAAATTATCGTCTACGCCGGCGCGATATTGGTCCTCTATCTCTTTGTCGTCATGCTGCTGAACATGCGACAGGATGACCGCTACCATCGGCAATGGCCCATGGCCGCAGCAGTAGGACTGACGCTCTTCATCGAAGCCGTCATCCTCACGGCGATGAAAGGCTGGACGGCCCCGCCCGTGGCAACCGGCACGGAAACGACAGTCGGGGAAGCCGGTAACACCGAAGCGATTGGCGACGTGCTCTACTCCACCTATCTCTTCCCCTTCGAGGTGGCGTCCTTAATTTTGCTCGTCGCGATGATCGGCGCCATCATCCTGGCCAAAAAAGACCCGGAGGAGCCTGCGGCATCATGA
- the nuoF gene encoding NADH-quinone oxidoreductase subunit NuoF — protein MPKHEPVLLKNMLQPGYTGSLADYEKTGGYQALRKVVGKVSPTDVTGTVMKSGLRGRGGAGFPTGVKWGFLPKDYQGPRYLCCNADESEPGTFKDRQLIERDPHQILEGILLACYAIGAESAYIYIRGEFVLGAKILEAAIVEARTAGYIGTNILGTGITANVWVHRGAGAYICGEETALLESLEGKRGLPRVKPPFPATHGLYNKPTVVNNVETLANLPHIISRGPEWFASIGSPPKSTGTRIFCVSGHVKRPGNYEVPMGVTFRELIYEEAGGMRSDKPLKAFIPGGASAPFLTPDSLDVKLDFESVAAAGSMLGSGGVTVMEEGTDMVWAALRLMEFFYHESCGKCSPCREGSSWLVQTMRRIVAKRGRMEDLETLVDLCKNIAGRTVCAFGDAEISPIMSTLKHWRPEYVKMIHEAEAANLIHPKRIMAQP, from the coding sequence ATGCCTAAGCACGAACCAGTCTTATTGAAGAACATGCTGCAGCCCGGCTATACCGGGTCGCTGGCGGACTATGAAAAAACGGGCGGCTACCAGGCGCTCCGCAAAGTTGTGGGTAAAGTGTCACCAACCGACGTGACCGGCACCGTGATGAAATCGGGGCTTCGGGGACGAGGCGGCGCAGGCTTTCCGACCGGCGTCAAATGGGGATTCCTGCCCAAAGATTACCAGGGCCCGCGTTATCTCTGTTGCAATGCGGACGAGAGCGAGCCAGGCACGTTCAAGGACCGCCAGCTCATTGAACGAGACCCCCATCAGATTCTGGAAGGCATCCTGCTCGCGTGTTACGCCATCGGAGCAGAATCCGCCTACATTTATATCCGCGGCGAATTCGTCCTCGGGGCCAAAATCTTGGAAGCAGCGATTGTCGAAGCGCGCACCGCCGGCTATATCGGCACAAACATCCTCGGCACAGGGATCACCGCCAATGTCTGGGTGCACCGGGGCGCCGGCGCCTATATCTGCGGTGAAGAGACGGCATTGCTGGAATCGCTTGAGGGCAAGCGCGGGCTCCCGCGCGTCAAACCGCCATTCCCGGCAACCCATGGTCTCTATAACAAGCCGACCGTGGTGAACAACGTCGAAACCCTCGCGAACCTTCCTCACATCATCAGCCGTGGACCCGAATGGTTCGCGTCGATCGGCTCCCCGCCAAAGAGCACCGGCACCAGAATCTTCTGCGTCAGCGGCCATGTCAAACGGCCGGGCAACTACGAAGTGCCTATGGGGGTTACCTTCCGAGAGTTGATCTACGAAGAAGCCGGAGGCATGCGCTCAGACAAGCCCCTCAAGGCCTTCATCCCGGGTGGAGCCTCTGCGCCGTTCCTGACGCCGGACAGCCTCGACGTCAAACTCGACTTCGAGTCCGTCGCCGCCGCCGGCTCGATGCTCGGCTCCGGCGGAGTCACCGTGATGGAAGAAGGCACGGACATGGTCTGGGCCGCGCTCCGCCTCATGGAATTTTTCTATCATGAGTCCTGCGGCAAGTGCAGTCCCTGCCGCGAGGGTAGCTCCTGGCTGGTCCAAACCATGCGACGGATCGTCGCGAAACGAGGGCGGATGGAAGACCTTGAAACCTTGGTCGATCTATGCAAGAACATCGCGGGCCGGACGGTCTGCGCGTTCGGCGATGCGGAAATATCGCCGATTATGAGCACGCTGAAACATTGGCGGCCTGAATACGTCAAAATGATTCACGAAGCGGAGGCAGCCAATCTGATTCACCCGAAGCGGATCATGGCTCAACCCTAA
- the nuoL gene encoding NADH-quinone oxidoreductase subunit L, protein MTYELIPLLPLASFLILGLFGPWIKDQAHLVAVPAVVVSWLLSLLVFFDVAGGHQTSFPLYTWLTSGALDIHIGFSIDRLTAVMLLLVTTVSSLVHIYTIGYMDRDPGYARFFSYIALFTFSMLMLVMADNLLQLFIFWEAVGLCSYLLIGHWYDRPAACAAATKAFIVNRVGDFGFMLGLLLVWYSFGSLDYSEIFARAHESAGDVMNVFGPFGGTWDISVLTLICLLLFTGAIGKSAQVPLHVWLPDAMEGPTPISALIHAATMVTAGVFMVARLAPLYNLSPTAMIVVALTGGLTMVVGATIALTQTDIKRVVAYSTVSQLGYMIMACGLGAYASGMYHLLTHGAFKALLFLGCGSVIIALHHEQDMRRMGGLKDKLPITYWTFVVGSLALAGFPLTSGFFSKDALLVSAWSSGSLGQFLTVLGLITALMTAFYSFRLVFVTFWGPSHVDPHHAGHIHEPSQTMTMPLIVLAVLSVVTGYLGIPEFLGPMFETGTGGAGHEGGAAIAIMVLATSMGLLGIAAAYYVYVLNPAFPDQFARRWQSLYRGSLNKWYVDEAYDRTIVRPTFSAATELWKHVDVAVIDGAVNGVARAIAWSGWILRLTQSGQTQHYALGMALGVVVILTVFLMF, encoded by the coding sequence ATGACGTACGAACTTATTCCGCTCCTCCCATTGGCGTCGTTCCTGATCCTCGGGCTCTTCGGACCTTGGATCAAGGACCAGGCCCATCTCGTCGCCGTCCCGGCGGTGGTCGTGTCATGGCTCCTCTCCCTCCTGGTCTTCTTCGATGTGGCAGGCGGACATCAGACGAGCTTTCCCCTCTATACCTGGCTGACCTCTGGCGCGCTCGACATTCACATCGGCTTCTCCATCGACCGGCTGACCGCCGTCATGTTGCTCCTCGTCACCACCGTGAGCTCACTCGTCCACATCTATACCATCGGGTACATGGATCGAGATCCCGGCTATGCCCGCTTCTTCAGCTATATTGCCCTCTTTACCTTCTCGATGTTGATGTTGGTCATGGCAGACAACCTGCTGCAACTCTTCATCTTCTGGGAAGCGGTCGGGCTCTGCTCCTATCTGCTCATCGGCCATTGGTACGATCGTCCGGCTGCCTGCGCCGCCGCGACCAAAGCGTTCATCGTCAACCGCGTCGGCGATTTCGGCTTCATGCTCGGCCTGCTGTTGGTCTGGTATAGCTTCGGATCGCTCGACTATTCGGAAATATTTGCCCGCGCCCACGAGTCTGCAGGCGACGTCATGAATGTCTTCGGGCCGTTTGGCGGAACCTGGGACATCTCCGTATTGACGCTCATCTGTCTCCTCCTCTTCACCGGCGCAATCGGCAAATCCGCCCAAGTGCCGCTCCACGTCTGGCTGCCGGATGCGATGGAAGGCCCCACCCCCATCTCGGCCCTCATTCATGCCGCGACGATGGTCACGGCCGGCGTCTTCATGGTGGCGCGCTTGGCCCCACTCTATAACTTGTCTCCCACCGCCATGATTGTCGTGGCGCTCACCGGCGGGTTGACCATGGTGGTCGGTGCCACGATCGCCTTGACCCAGACCGACATCAAACGTGTCGTGGCCTATTCGACGGTCAGTCAACTCGGCTACATGATCATGGCCTGCGGTCTCGGCGCCTATGCCTCCGGCATGTACCATCTCCTGACCCACGGGGCCTTCAAAGCCCTCCTCTTTCTCGGGTGTGGGTCGGTCATTATCGCGCTGCATCACGAGCAGGACATGCGGCGCATGGGCGGGCTGAAAGACAAGCTGCCGATCACCTATTGGACCTTTGTGGTGGGTTCACTCGCACTGGCTGGATTCCCCCTGACATCGGGCTTCTTTAGCAAAGACGCCCTGCTCGTCTCAGCCTGGTCAAGCGGCTCGCTCGGTCAATTTCTGACCGTGCTCGGCCTCATAACAGCCCTGATGACGGCGTTCTACAGCTTCCGGCTGGTCTTCGTCACATTTTGGGGCCCTTCGCACGTCGACCCTCATCACGCAGGCCATATCCATGAACCCTCGCAAACCATGACCATGCCGCTCATCGTCCTCGCCGTACTGAGCGTCGTCACAGGGTATCTCGGCATCCCGGAGTTTCTTGGACCGATGTTTGAGACCGGCACTGGCGGCGCGGGACACGAAGGCGGAGCCGCCATCGCCATCATGGTACTGGCTACGAGTATGGGCTTGCTCGGGATCGCCGCCGCTTATTATGTCTACGTCCTCAACCCGGCGTTCCCCGATCAATTCGCCAGACGGTGGCAATCGCTGTATCGCGGATCGCTGAACAAATGGTATGTCGATGAGGCCTACGATCGGACGATCGTCCGCCCCACCTTTTCCGCCGCCACCGAACTGTGGAAGCATGTCGACGTCGCCGTGATCGATGGCGCCGTGAATGGTGTGGCCCGTGCGATCGCCTGGAGCGGCTGGATCTTGAGGCTCACACAAAGCGGACAGACGCAACATTATGCGCTCGGTATGGCGCTCGGGGTCGTGGTGATCCTGACCGTCTTTTTGATGTTCTGA
- a CDS encoding NAD(P)H-dependent oxidoreductase subunit E — protein MLKDKYQKEIDEILSRYPVKRSALIPLLYLAQQDEGYVSEVAMKEIAGLLRLTPPQVYETATFYTMLNLKPVGKFHLQICKSLMCALVGSDTVIGWVKTKLEIGPGETTADGLFTLSTVECLAACGTAPMMQVNEDYYERLTEEKFDRILADLKKDGTCSLKTGPFMWPEPAPAKHGA, from the coding sequence ATGCTGAAAGATAAGTATCAGAAAGAAATTGACGAAATCCTAAGCCGGTATCCGGTGAAACGCTCGGCATTGATTCCGTTGCTGTACCTGGCGCAGCAGGACGAAGGCTATGTGTCCGAGGTTGCCATGAAGGAAATCGCGGGGCTCTTGCGCCTGACTCCGCCCCAGGTCTATGAGACGGCCACGTTTTACACGATGCTCAATCTCAAGCCTGTGGGAAAATTTCATCTCCAAATCTGCAAGTCCCTGATGTGTGCGCTGGTCGGGTCGGATACGGTCATTGGATGGGTGAAGACGAAACTCGAAATCGGACCGGGCGAAACGACGGCCGACGGACTCTTTACTCTCAGCACGGTCGAATGCCTTGCCGCCTGTGGCACCGCGCCGATGATGCAGGTCAACGAGGACTATTACGAACGACTGACGGAAGAGAAGTTCGACCGCATCCTGGCCGATCTCAAGAAAGATGGAACCTGTTCCCTCAAGACCGGCCCATTTATGTGGCCGGAACCGGCCCCGGCAAAACACGGGGCCTAA
- the nuoK gene encoding NADH-quinone oxidoreductase subunit NuoK, which produces MTIPLSYYLVLSGIVFLTGVIGVLLRRNIIIILLSVELMLNATNINFVAFSQYFHDVGGQVFVFFALTVAAAEVAVGLAIIIALYRAKSTINIDEFQLLKW; this is translated from the coding sequence ATGACGATCCCGTTGTCCTACTATCTCGTGCTGAGCGGTATCGTATTTCTGACCGGAGTCATCGGCGTGCTCCTTCGTCGGAACATCATCATTATCTTGCTGTCGGTCGAATTGATGTTAAATGCGACGAATATCAACTTCGTCGCCTTTTCGCAGTACTTCCACGATGTGGGAGGGCAGGTCTTCGTTTTCTTCGCCCTGACCGTCGCGGCGGCAGAAGTGGCAGTCGGGTTGGCGATTATCATCGCCTTATATCGAGCCAAATCCACGATCAACATCGACGAATTTCAGTTACTGAAATGGTAA
- the nuoH gene encoding NADH-quinone oxidoreductase subunit NuoH, whose amino-acid sequence MTELSLRLAVSLAQIAAVMGIVMLTVMILTLAERKVLGWMQDRMGPMEVGPYGILQPIADGLKLFFKEDIVPAGANKAMFTLAPILAMVPAMIGFAVIPFGPAMTVDVFGLTIKPFVISDINIGILYILAFTSIGAYGIILGGWSSNSKYSLLGGLRSAAQVISYELNVGLAIIGVLLLAGSLSLVTITEAQAGGFWHWFIWGARPDGFFPIHTQIFAFVVFVISAVAETNRVPFDLPEAESELVAGFFTEYSGMRFAFFFIAEYANMVLVSCVAASLFLGGWNAPYPGTILGYIGLEQLAWVENVAWFTFKVYLFLFLFFWLRATLPRLRYDQLMRFGWKVMLPIALANIVVTAITAYFFPR is encoded by the coding sequence GTGACTGAACTAAGCCTGCGCCTTGCGGTTTCGCTTGCCCAGATAGCGGCGGTGATGGGCATCGTGATGTTGACGGTCATGATCCTGACCCTGGCCGAGCGAAAGGTGCTCGGCTGGATGCAGGATCGCATGGGCCCGATGGAAGTCGGCCCCTATGGCATCCTTCAACCGATCGCAGACGGCCTCAAGTTGTTCTTCAAAGAAGACATCGTGCCGGCCGGCGCCAACAAGGCGATGTTCACTCTGGCGCCGATCCTGGCTATGGTCCCCGCCATGATCGGATTCGCGGTCATTCCCTTCGGCCCGGCCATGACCGTCGATGTCTTTGGCCTCACGATCAAACCCTTCGTGATTAGCGACATCAACATCGGCATCTTGTACATCCTGGCCTTTACCTCGATCGGCGCCTACGGCATTATCCTGGGCGGCTGGTCTTCCAACAGCAAGTATTCACTCCTGGGAGGCTTGCGCTCCGCGGCCCAGGTCATCAGCTACGAGTTGAACGTCGGACTCGCGATCATCGGGGTGCTGCTGTTGGCAGGGTCGTTGAGCCTCGTCACGATCACGGAAGCCCAAGCCGGCGGCTTCTGGCATTGGTTCATCTGGGGCGCGCGCCCGGACGGGTTTTTTCCGATCCATACCCAGATCTTCGCCTTCGTCGTCTTCGTCATCTCTGCCGTGGCCGAGACCAATCGTGTTCCCTTCGACCTGCCGGAAGCGGAAAGCGAACTCGTGGCCGGATTTTTTACGGAATATAGCGGCATGCGCTTCGCGTTCTTCTTCATCGCCGAATATGCCAACATGGTCCTCGTGTCTTGCGTCGCCGCCTCGTTATTCTTGGGCGGCTGGAACGCCCCCTATCCCGGCACAATTCTGGGCTATATCGGCCTCGAACAGCTGGCTTGGGTGGAAAACGTCGCCTGGTTCACGTTCAAGGTCTACCTGTTCCTCTTCCTCTTTTTCTGGTTGCGCGCCACATTGCCCCGGCTGCGCTACGATCAATTGATGCGGTTCGGCTGGAAGGTCATGTTACCGATCGCGCTGGCCAATATCGTCGTCACGGCCATCACCGCCTATTTCTTTCCGCGGTGA